From Pseudobdellovibrio exovorus JSS, a single genomic window includes:
- the uvrA gene encoding excinuclease ABC subunit UvrA codes for MAKKPLSDDFDGIIVKGAREHNLKDVSIRIPRNKITVFTGLSGSGKSSLAFDTVYAEGQRRYVESLSAYARNFLEQLKKPEVDSVTGLSPAIAIDQKSVGLNPRSTVGTVTEIYDYLRLLYAKVGIPECPIHHVPVTSQTPQQIIDDIFKKSMGTKFYILAPMAQAKKGEFLAEFQRWAKKGFVKAKVDGQYIELERATKLAKTKTHDIDLVVDQLILKDTIKHRLSESINTALSLSNGRVIIETVSGERINYSLHSTCPICAFSFPDLEPRLFSFNNPRGACPTCNGLGTLDLVEEEQFADSDVGGRKLEKVKYTYKGKKVSEEDTDDEESEEMVLNECPDCQGTRLKPESLSIKIDEKNIAQLSVMSALELKSFMLNLDWSEKNRMIADKIVKQIVSRLEFLERVGASYLSLSRPARTLSGGEAQRIRLATQVGSALIGCMYVMDEPSIGLHPRDHHRLLEIIGELKDRGNTVILVEHDEDTIRYADYVVDLGPRAGVLGGELIAVGTPDEIEKNQNSLTGQYLSGKKRIPIPSVRRKGSGKTLALYGASGNNLKNVNLEIPLGTLTCVTGVSGSGKSTLVLDTLYKILAREFFRAKVSPSPYKKIEGIEHIDKVIDINQRPIGRTPRSTPATYVGLLPMIRDLYAALPEAKLRGFEPGRFSFNVKGGRCETCMGHGQIRMEMHFLSDVFVTCDTCGGRRYNRETLNVKYKEKSIADVLDMSVAEAFDFFKNHSQIHRKLETLMKVGLDYMTLGQSSTTLSGGEAQRVKLSKELSRRGTGSTLYILDEPTTGLHFDDVRKLVELLQELTEQGNTVLVIEHNLEVIKTADHIVDIGPDGGVHGGEVVASGTPEKIVNNKNSITGRFLKPLLVKE; via the coding sequence ATGGCTAAGAAACCACTTTCCGATGACTTTGATGGAATCATTGTCAAAGGTGCGCGCGAGCATAATCTTAAAGACGTCTCTATACGAATTCCTCGTAATAAAATTACGGTTTTTACAGGACTCAGCGGTTCGGGTAAATCGTCATTGGCTTTTGATACTGTGTACGCCGAAGGTCAGCGTCGTTATGTTGAAAGTCTTTCGGCCTATGCGCGGAATTTTTTAGAACAGCTTAAAAAACCAGAAGTGGATTCAGTTACAGGACTAAGTCCTGCGATTGCAATTGATCAGAAGTCAGTAGGTTTAAATCCAAGATCCACAGTGGGCACGGTTACTGAAATTTATGACTATCTTCGCTTGTTGTATGCGAAAGTAGGTATTCCCGAGTGTCCGATACATCATGTGCCGGTGACATCGCAAACTCCACAGCAAATCATTGATGACATCTTTAAAAAATCAATGGGCACTAAGTTTTATATTTTAGCACCGATGGCTCAGGCTAAAAAAGGTGAGTTCTTAGCTGAGTTCCAACGATGGGCTAAAAAAGGTTTCGTTAAAGCAAAAGTCGATGGTCAGTACATTGAGCTAGAGCGTGCTACGAAACTGGCGAAAACGAAAACCCATGATATTGACTTGGTTGTTGATCAACTAATTCTAAAAGATACGATCAAACATCGCCTCAGTGAAAGTATTAACACGGCTTTGTCTTTATCAAATGGACGAGTGATTATTGAAACAGTGAGCGGTGAGCGCATAAATTATTCTTTGCACTCTACCTGTCCTATCTGTGCGTTCAGCTTCCCTGATTTAGAGCCGCGACTTTTTAGTTTTAATAATCCACGGGGAGCTTGTCCAACATGTAATGGCCTAGGCACTTTAGATCTTGTCGAAGAAGAGCAGTTTGCTGATTCCGATGTGGGTGGACGAAAATTAGAAAAGGTTAAGTACACTTACAAAGGTAAAAAGGTATCAGAAGAAGATACTGATGATGAGGAATCAGAAGAAATGGTTTTGAATGAGTGTCCAGACTGCCAAGGGACACGCCTCAAGCCTGAATCTTTAAGTATTAAAATTGATGAAAAAAATATCGCCCAGTTATCTGTCATGTCGGCTTTAGAGCTTAAGTCGTTCATGCTCAATTTAGACTGGAGTGAAAAGAATCGCATGATTGCGGACAAGATTGTGAAGCAAATCGTGTCACGCCTAGAATTCCTAGAGCGAGTGGGAGCTTCGTATTTGTCACTTTCGCGTCCAGCCAGAACTCTGTCTGGTGGGGAAGCTCAAAGAATTCGTTTGGCGACGCAAGTGGGGTCGGCCCTTATTGGATGTATGTATGTTATGGATGAACCGAGTATTGGACTTCATCCACGTGATCATCATCGTCTTCTAGAGATCATCGGAGAACTTAAAGATCGTGGCAATACCGTGATTCTAGTTGAGCATGACGAAGATACGATTCGCTATGCTGATTATGTTGTGGATTTAGGCCCGCGCGCTGGTGTTTTGGGCGGTGAATTGATCGCGGTAGGGACTCCGGATGAAATCGAAAAAAATCAGAACTCTTTAACAGGGCAGTACTTATCAGGTAAGAAACGTATCCCTATTCCAAGCGTCAGACGTAAAGGTTCAGGTAAGACACTGGCTCTTTATGGGGCCTCAGGAAATAATTTAAAAAATGTAAATCTTGAAATTCCATTGGGGACACTGACCTGTGTGACAGGTGTTTCTGGCAGTGGAAAAAGTACATTGGTGTTGGACACTCTTTACAAGATTTTAGCACGTGAATTTTTTAGGGCGAAAGTGTCGCCGTCTCCGTATAAAAAAATTGAAGGTATCGAGCATATTGATAAAGTGATCGATATCAATCAACGTCCGATTGGGCGCACTCCGCGTTCGACTCCGGCGACTTATGTGGGACTTTTGCCGATGATTCGGGATTTGTATGCGGCTTTGCCAGAAGCTAAACTGCGCGGCTTTGAGCCTGGTCGATTTAGTTTTAACGTGAAAGGTGGGCGCTGTGAAACCTGTATGGGTCATGGGCAAATCCGTATGGAGATGCACTTCCTTTCTGACGTCTTTGTCACGTGCGATACGTGCGGTGGACGTCGTTACAATCGCGAAACCTTAAATGTGAAGTACAAAGAAAAAAGTATCGCAGATGTCTTAGATATGAGTGTTGCTGAGGCTTTTGATTTTTTCAAAAACCATTCACAAATTCATCGTAAGCTAGAAACCCTTATGAAGGTGGGACTGGATTACATGACTCTGGGACAATCTTCGACGACGCTATCAGGTGGTGAAGCCCAACGCGTGAAACTTTCAAAAGAACTCTCTCGTCGTGGTACAGGAAGTACATTGTACATTTTGGATGAGCCGACGACAGGATTACATTTTGATGATGTTCGTAAGTTAGTAGAGTTACTTCAAGAGCTGACGGAGCAAGGCAATACTGTTTTGGTCATTGAGCATAATTTAGAGGTTATAAAAACTGCCGATCACATTGTGGATATTGGCCCGGATGGGGGTGTGCATGGTGGTGAAGTGGTGGCTTCTGGTACGCCAGAAAAAATTGTAAATAATAAAAACAGCATTACAGGTCGCTTTTTAAAACCGCTGTTAGTTAAGGAATAA
- a CDS encoding DUF475 domain-containing protein — protein MAKYFVVPFLSLIVGLISAAWMTWNNTADIGLVLQMVLTVALLCVLEISLSFDNAVVNATVLKRMDAVWKRRFLTWGIAIAVFGMRFIFPLAIVSIIAHVSLYESLVMSLSKPEEYAQMMLDAHLAVSAFGGAFLLMVFLNYFFSEDKEVHWIGFFEKPAAKMSAFQSIELIIAIGVLMGIYASLPTEDGMTFLVSYLWGIMTYLIVHGISGVLEGGHLSHIKFFSSGFGLFLYLEVLDASFSFDGVVGAFAISNQLVIIMIGLGVGAFFVRGITLYLVEKETLNQFKFLEHGAFYALGVLALFMLLDTFFHFPEWVTALTGACILGTSILWSIYENRKGAAQ, from the coding sequence ATGGCTAAGTATTTTGTGGTTCCGTTTCTATCATTAATCGTCGGACTGATCTCGGCAGCATGGATGACATGGAATAACACGGCAGATATCGGTCTGGTATTGCAGATGGTTCTAACGGTGGCGTTACTTTGTGTACTTGAGATTTCTCTTTCATTTGATAATGCGGTCGTCAATGCCACTGTCTTAAAGCGTATGGATGCTGTTTGGAAAAGAAGGTTTTTAACGTGGGGTATAGCCATTGCCGTTTTTGGGATGCGTTTTATCTTTCCACTGGCGATCGTTTCCATTATTGCCCATGTCTCTTTATATGAGTCTTTAGTTATGTCACTTTCAAAACCTGAAGAGTACGCGCAGATGATGTTGGATGCTCACTTGGCAGTCAGTGCATTTGGCGGAGCCTTTTTGTTGATGGTTTTTTTAAATTATTTTTTCTCGGAAGATAAAGAAGTTCATTGGATTGGATTTTTTGAAAAGCCGGCAGCGAAAATGTCAGCCTTTCAGAGTATTGAACTGATCATTGCGATTGGTGTGTTAATGGGTATTTACGCTTCGTTACCGACTGAAGATGGCATGACCTTCTTGGTGTCATATCTTTGGGGAATTATGACCTATCTGATTGTTCATGGTATCAGTGGCGTTTTAGAGGGTGGACATCTATCACACATAAAATTTTTCAGTTCAGGCTTTGGACTTTTCTTATACTTAGAGGTGCTGGATGCTTCATTCAGCTTTGATGGTGTGGTAGGAGCATTCGCGATTTCGAATCAATTAGTTATTATTATGATTGGTTTGGGTGTGGGGGCGTTCTTTGTCCGTGGTATTACTTTGTATCTGGTTGAAAAAGAAACTTTGAATCAATTTAAATTTTTAGAGCATGGGGCTTTCTATGCTTTAGGTGTGCTCGCACTATTTATGTTACTGGATACGTTCTTTCACTTTCCTGAATGGGTTACAGCTTTGACAGGGGCCTGTATTTTAGGAACGTCGATTCTTTGGTCGATCTATGAAAATAGAAAGGGTGCAGCTCAGTAG
- a CDS encoding DMT family transporter — protein sequence MALINQAYGPKRLTKVPYTYRQAVLELFTAGLIWGGSFTLMRWGLESFSATTLIFWRFLIAFILGEALHYIFNKKLFRQSWYDARLAMLAGFFLGLSLFFQTYGLYFTTATNSGFITSLYVVLIPIIGALFFKTTIKAHHIVLSLMAFCGMGFLLDLQSLYLQKGEVLTLGAALTAAFQIIFIGKNAVHARSAFRFNNYQTFWSLLTILPFLVFDIRSNDLSLWPQQVSLASVLSMLSLAIVVSIGAFYLQVRAQRVLSTTTSSMLCLLEAPFAFIFAAYFLQERLGPIQFLGAAIILLSCTLSIFIDRPKNRRS from the coding sequence ATGGCCTTGATAAATCAAGCGTATGGGCCGAAGCGTTTGACTAAAGTTCCCTACACTTATCGACAAGCTGTCCTTGAACTGTTCACAGCAGGTCTTATCTGGGGCGGTTCGTTCACTCTTATGAGGTGGGGCCTTGAGTCTTTTTCGGCTACCACTTTGATTTTCTGGCGATTCCTCATTGCCTTTATTTTGGGTGAGGCTCTTCACTACATCTTCAATAAAAAACTATTTCGACAGTCGTGGTATGATGCTCGCCTAGCTATGCTAGCTGGTTTCTTCTTGGGGCTATCTTTATTCTTTCAAACGTACGGATTATATTTTACCACAGCCACGAACTCGGGATTTATTACATCGTTGTACGTCGTGCTGATCCCCATTATCGGAGCTCTGTTTTTTAAAACCACAATTAAAGCCCATCACATTGTATTAAGCCTCATGGCTTTTTGCGGTATGGGATTTTTGCTAGACCTACAAAGTCTATATCTACAAAAGGGCGAAGTTCTGACTTTAGGAGCTGCTCTGACCGCCGCTTTCCAAATTATTTTTATAGGGAAAAATGCAGTTCATGCTAGAAGTGCATTTCGTTTTAACAACTACCAAACCTTTTGGTCTTTGCTCACCATTCTGCCCTTTTTAGTATTTGATATTCGCAGTAATGATCTTAGCCTTTGGCCACAGCAAGTTTCGTTAGCTTCTGTGCTTTCCATGCTGTCTTTAGCTATCGTTGTCAGTATCGGGGCCTTTTATTTACAGGTCAGAGCGCAGCGTGTGTTATCTACCACCACCTCGAGCATGTTATGCTTACTCGAAGCTCCATTTGCTTTTATTTTTGCAGCCTATTTTCTACAAGAAAGGCTCGGCCCCATACAATTTCTTGGAGCCGCTATTATCCTACTGAGCTGCACCCTTTCTATTTTCATAGATCGACCAAAGAATCGACGTTCCTAA
- a CDS encoding FAD-dependent oxidoreductase translates to MANLRFLYEFKINQIIDHTPEIRELVLELTNNPEFSFKAGQFVMLHVPVEGAAKPALRAYSIASTDEQKNGFKLIFKYVENGVASRYVWDLKGDETLKFTGPFGKVFFKEPPTEQIVFLNTGSGVSQHFSFLESKMKQYPNLKYTLYFGVRKEADIYYESELKRLQQQLPNFEYHYILSRASDEWTGKKGYVQHYLKDIPYKEVPTTFYLCGNGGMIKEVKHQLLELDGLDKSSVWAEAFD, encoded by the coding sequence ATGGCAAATCTACGCTTTCTATACGAATTCAAAATAAATCAAATCATTGACCATACACCTGAGATCAGAGAGCTGGTTTTAGAATTGACCAACAATCCCGAGTTTTCTTTTAAAGCCGGACAATTTGTTATGCTTCATGTACCTGTTGAGGGAGCTGCTAAACCCGCTTTACGTGCCTACTCTATCGCTTCTACTGATGAACAAAAAAATGGGTTTAAACTTATTTTTAAATATGTCGAAAACGGAGTGGCCAGCCGTTATGTGTGGGACCTAAAAGGCGACGAAACTTTAAAGTTCACAGGCCCATTTGGAAAAGTATTTTTCAAAGAACCTCCGACAGAACAAATTGTGTTCCTCAATACTGGAAGTGGTGTTTCACAACACTTCAGTTTCCTTGAGTCTAAGATGAAGCAATATCCAAACTTGAAGTACACGCTTTACTTTGGTGTGCGTAAAGAAGCCGATATATACTATGAATCTGAACTGAAACGCCTACAGCAACAACTTCCAAATTTTGAATATCATTATATTTTAAGTCGCGCTTCCGATGAATGGACTGGAAAAAAAGGTTACGTTCAGCATTACTTAAAAGATATTCCTTACAAAGAAGTTCCTACGACATTTTATCTTTGTGGCAACGGCGGTATGATTAAAGAGGTCAAACATCAGCTTCTAGAGCTGGATGGCCTTGATAAATCAAGCGTATGGGCCGAAGCGTTTGACTAA
- a CDS encoding HD-GYP domain-containing protein — protein MAWDNIPDWSYDSVRALLEALKSVEPSTYHHCLRVGEYSRKLAESMGLNEYEQKVAEFSGLLHDIGKMGIDRAVLLKPGKLDPQERDIIRNHSILSEQIIKPFSADPFFQQIIPAVRGHHERLDGEGYPDKLIGDEIPLMARIILVVDTYDAMSEDRIYRKGLPDDVIYAELKRCSGSQFDAQLVKIFLSAHRFWKKSEKDEETSNLIIRKIA, from the coding sequence ATGGCTTGGGATAATATTCCGGATTGGTCATACGATTCGGTCAGAGCCTTGCTCGAGGCACTTAAATCGGTCGAGCCCAGCACGTATCATCACTGTTTGCGTGTGGGTGAGTACAGCCGCAAGTTGGCAGAGAGCATGGGCCTAAACGAGTATGAACAGAAAGTAGCCGAATTCTCTGGCTTGCTTCACGATATTGGCAAAATGGGCATTGATCGCGCCGTTTTACTTAAACCAGGTAAGTTAGATCCTCAAGAGCGAGACATTATTCGCAATCACAGTATTCTCAGTGAACAAATTATTAAGCCTTTTTCTGCTGACCCTTTCTTTCAACAGATTATTCCTGCAGTTCGTGGACACCACGAACGCTTAGATGGTGAAGGATATCCAGACAAGTTGATCGGTGATGAAATCCCATTGATGGCCAGAATTATTTTGGTCGTGGACACTTACGATGCGATGTCAGAAGATCGTATTTATCGTAAGGGCTTACCAGATGATGTTATTTACGCTGAGCTTAAGCGTTGCTCAGGATCGCAGTTCGATGCTCAATTAGTAAAAATCTTTTTATCTGCTCATCGATTTTGGAAGAAGAGCGAAAAAGATGAAGAGACGAGTAACCTCATTATTCGTAAAATCGCATAA
- a CDS encoding DUF1338 domain-containing protein — MANNTNLTTYMNTMWNDYVQMNPQAQKIHNLFTHAGEHVINDHIALRTFKHPKLGLQSLAQHFLKYGYKESEQEYFFTEKKLYARHYEHPEGYPKIFISELELDKVSPFIRETIDNCINQMNPDVVNHENFVFSGKHWVTNHQTYLKLAAESEYASWVYAYGFRPNHFTVSINHLRNFNDIHRLNSFIKQNDFKLNSSGGEIKGTPAELLEQSSTMAAEIQVQFGDGIYAIPGCYYEFAKRYPMTNGQLYQGFIAKSADKIFESTNKS, encoded by the coding sequence ATGGCAAATAATACCAATCTGACGACCTACATGAACACAATGTGGAATGACTATGTTCAGATGAACCCACAGGCTCAGAAAATACATAACCTTTTCACTCATGCTGGCGAACATGTCATTAATGATCACATCGCACTACGCACATTCAAACACCCTAAATTAGGTCTTCAGTCTTTAGCTCAACATTTTTTAAAATATGGCTACAAGGAAAGTGAGCAAGAGTACTTCTTCACAGAAAAGAAACTCTATGCCCGCCACTATGAACACCCAGAGGGCTATCCTAAAATTTTTATTTCAGAACTAGAGTTAGATAAGGTTTCACCTTTCATTCGTGAAACTATCGACAACTGTATCAATCAAATGAACCCAGATGTGGTTAACCATGAGAACTTTGTTTTCAGTGGCAAGCACTGGGTTACTAATCATCAGACCTACTTGAAGTTAGCGGCTGAAAGTGAATATGCGTCTTGGGTTTACGCTTATGGCTTCCGCCCCAACCACTTCACTGTTAGCATCAATCACTTACGCAACTTCAACGATATTCATCGCCTCAATTCGTTCATCAAACAGAACGACTTTAAATTAAATAGTTCAGGTGGCGAAATTAAAGGAACTCCGGCAGAGCTTCTAGAACAAAGCTCAACTATGGCAGCAGAGATTCAAGTGCAATTCGGTGATGGGATCTATGCAATTCCAGGATGCTACTATGAGTTTGCGAAACGCTATCCTATGACGAATGGCCAGCTTTACCAAGGGTTCATTGCGAAGTCAGCGGATAAGATTTTCGAAAGCACAAATAAATCTTAG